A region of Candidatus Brocadiaceae bacterium DNA encodes the following proteins:
- a CDS encoding endonuclease III domain-containing protein, which translates to MRVYEALRDAFGHQGWWPAKTPFEVMVGAILTQRTNWNNARTAIERLGAADLLNAHALAEARPERLQELVRPSGYYRQKAARLQELARWLVNRADGDPSQVVGNTAELRTELLSLRGIGPETADSILLYALGRPTFVVDAYTVRMAVRHGLVDTDCDYFELQELFESHLPRDPELYKDYHAQLVELGKRYCRPRRACAECPLRALPGLPPPGEP; encoded by the coding sequence ATGCGCGTCTACGAAGCCCTGCGTGATGCGTTCGGACACCAGGGGTGGTGGCCGGCGAAGACGCCGTTCGAGGTCATGGTCGGCGCCATCCTCACCCAGCGCACGAACTGGAACAACGCCCGCACGGCCATCGAGCGATTGGGGGCGGCCGACCTGCTCAACGCCCACGCCCTGGCCGAGGCCAGGCCCGAGCGCCTGCAGGAACTGGTCCGCCCGTCGGGCTACTACAGGCAGAAGGCCGCGCGCCTGCAGGAACTGGCCCGCTGGCTTGTGAACCGCGCCGACGGTGACCCGAGCCAGGTCGTCGGCAACACGGCGGAACTGAGAACCGAACTGCTGAGCCTGCGCGGCATCGGCCCCGAAACGGCCGACAGCATCCTCCTCTATGCCCTGGGCCGTCCGACGTTCGTCGTCGACGCCTACACGGTCCGCATGGCCGTCCGCCACGGCCTGGTCGATACGGACTGCGACTACTTCGAGCTGCAGGAGCTTTTCGAGTCGCATCTGCCGCGCGATCCGGAGCTGTACAAGGACTACCACGCGCAACTGGTCGAACTCGGAAAACGCTACTGCCGCCCGCGACGCGCGTGCGCCGAATGCCCTCTGCGCGCACTGCCGGGCTTGCCGCCGCCCGGCGAGCCCTGA
- a CDS encoding methyltransferase domain-containing protein — protein sequence MLNRDAVEGTDRYVVTCLYGLEGLLADEVQERLHVPGERHWSEVAFHYGGDPRHVGALRLAGNVFLCIDRVRIGPSLADLAPLTDRLRALPLARWERLAGAFHDEAAGEIGIRVDRKGEHRFTYAQVEELALEAVATATGRRTTLEDRPLQLKVDVHNEWCRLLARLTVRSLAVRDYRRCHARSATDPTLAAAMVRMTEPRGDDVFLDPFCGTGSVAIERCLAGAAQRVVAGERNERRIGWARTNAQAAGADVQFACWDAAALPFADRTFSAVAAVPPQSEPSGGRRWRPEELAPLVQESLRVLRFEGRMVWLMQQGDLLPEVLKRVAPHCPVSTLACNWKGRHWTLYRIEKSF from the coding sequence ATGCTGAACAGGGATGCCGTCGAAGGAACCGACCGGTATGTCGTCACCTGCCTGTACGGGCTGGAGGGCCTGCTGGCGGACGAGGTGCAGGAGCGGCTGCATGTGCCGGGCGAACGCCACTGGAGCGAAGTCGCCTTCCATTACGGCGGCGACCCCAGGCACGTGGGCGCCCTGCGCCTGGCCGGCAACGTCTTCCTGTGCATCGACCGCGTCCGCATCGGCCCGTCCCTGGCCGACCTGGCCCCGCTGACGGACCGCCTGCGTGCGCTTCCCCTGGCACGATGGGAGCGGCTGGCCGGCGCCTTCCACGACGAGGCGGCCGGGGAGATCGGCATCCGTGTCGACAGGAAGGGCGAGCACCGGTTCACATATGCGCAGGTCGAGGAGCTGGCCCTCGAGGCCGTCGCCACGGCCACCGGGCGCCGCACTACGCTGGAGGACCGGCCCCTTCAGTTGAAGGTGGACGTCCACAACGAGTGGTGCCGGCTCCTGGCGCGCCTGACGGTGCGCTCGCTGGCCGTGCGCGACTACAGGCGGTGCCACGCGCGCAGCGCGACGGACCCGACGCTGGCCGCCGCCATGGTGCGGATGACCGAGCCCAGGGGCGACGACGTCTTCCTGGACCCGTTCTGCGGAACCGGCTCGGTTGCCATCGAACGCTGCCTGGCCGGCGCAGCGCAGCGCGTGGTGGCGGGCGAGCGGAACGAACGCCGAATCGGCTGGGCGCGCACGAACGCACAGGCCGCCGGCGCCGACGTGCAGTTCGCCTGCTGGGACGCCGCCGCGCTGCCGTTCGCCGATCGGACGTTCTCGGCCGTTGCCGCCGTTCCGCCGCAGAGCGAGCCCTCAGGCGGGCGGCGCTGGCGGCCCGAGGAACTGGCCCCTCTGGTGCAGGAGAGCCTGCGGGTGCTCCGCTTCGAAGGCCGCATGGTCTGGCTGATGCAGCAGGGGGACCTGCTGCCCGAGGTGCTCAAGCGGGTGGCCCCGCACTGCCCGGTCTCGACGTTGGCCTGCAACTGGAAAGGCCGGCACTGGACCCTCTACCGGATCGAGAAGTCGTTCTGA
- a CDS encoding PKD domain-containing protein produces MGRPRAGRPLAVAVLAMLVTLGGAAGAREDWHAPDMPCRLLLSAVPAARRGGLNTVQIDLAEQSERCRPDGADIRVTTPAGRAVPHRIEVGEQAAFRVYFQAPEDCDHFHLYYGSGEALPASEPWTETLGGLYLETRPLSRPLRRAAELPAAVRQHTERHDRQPWKQVWDQENPFGPDDLYLSIYEGTLYCPESGDYVFAVSSDDGALFGIEGTADLLCWRDPGVLGTTWRDPAHPRAVRKVRLERGVYRIHYHHFENYGGQLAKLGWQTPSSDAIVLIPPGAFIHYLPADIEGLEMRDDPLSPFFTATHCYTVRINGREPGFPRYRFESRVAAASSDGSLEFEWDFGDGTVATGPEVIHEFAGTGARTVTLLVRDADGREASVTRPVFPAARPTSEVLLEVQSRPASLFAQPGDVLPLQALVLRQGGAEQEFVLQATVRREGRNDAGTTTVLNTVPGTAGESARWTALRVLFPVPEDDVRVTVSAQFHGVEVARDDLVVLGTDGVLRDLALDDSGELRRAGGARVALRTAGATRSGASPRCLCEPGSTTVDVLIIDDALGGPPGSPARTYGEFLAEALEGLYSGLRFVPRRAAAPQSAGIQPMAGFLHVASTLARSSPNLVILVCQPDTVINGTPVDEFEAALSAALDQVLVRSRAEAVLVGPPPVPGRPDASRAYAAAAKRLGLRKGVPVVDLYSRFRLMPDWEALFQPPDGQGTTYLVHPNEQGQRIIAREIMTAVTECCHEGFSAAVRHAAYWGESGGS; encoded by the coding sequence ATGGGAAGACCCCGTGCCGGGCGGCCCCTGGCGGTGGCCGTCCTTGCCATGCTGGTGACACTTGGCGGCGCGGCCGGCGCCCGGGAGGACTGGCATGCCCCGGACATGCCCTGCCGCCTGCTGCTCAGCGCGGTGCCCGCTGCCCGGCGGGGCGGACTCAATACGGTGCAGATCGACCTGGCCGAGCAGAGCGAGCGGTGCCGGCCGGACGGTGCGGACATCCGCGTGACGACCCCCGCAGGCCGTGCCGTGCCGCACCGAATCGAGGTGGGGGAGCAGGCGGCGTTTCGCGTCTACTTCCAGGCGCCCGAAGACTGCGATCACTTCCACCTCTACTACGGGAGCGGCGAGGCCCTGCCCGCCTCCGAGCCGTGGACCGAGACGCTGGGAGGGCTCTACCTCGAGACGCGCCCCCTCTCGCGTCCGCTGCGCCGTGCCGCCGAGCTGCCCGCCGCCGTGCGCCAGCATACCGAACGCCACGACCGTCAGCCCTGGAAGCAGGTGTGGGACCAGGAGAATCCCTTCGGCCCGGACGACCTCTACCTGAGCATCTACGAGGGCACGCTGTACTGCCCTGAGAGCGGGGACTACGTGTTCGCCGTCAGCTCGGACGATGGGGCGCTGTTCGGCATCGAGGGCACGGCCGACCTGCTGTGCTGGCGCGATCCCGGCGTGCTCGGCACCACCTGGCGCGACCCTGCCCACCCCCGGGCCGTGCGGAAGGTCCGGCTTGAGCGGGGCGTCTACCGCATCCACTACCACCACTTCGAAAACTACGGCGGGCAACTGGCCAAGCTGGGCTGGCAGACGCCGTCCTCGGACGCCATCGTGCTGATTCCCCCCGGCGCGTTCATCCATTACCTGCCGGCGGACATCGAAGGGCTGGAGATGCGCGACGACCCGCTCTCTCCCTTCTTCACAGCCACACACTGCTACACCGTCCGGATCAACGGCCGGGAGCCGGGCTTCCCCCGCTACCGCTTCGAGAGCCGCGTGGCCGCCGCGTCCTCCGACGGCAGTCTGGAATTCGAGTGGGACTTCGGCGACGGCACCGTGGCGACGGGTCCCGAGGTCATCCACGAGTTCGCCGGCACGGGGGCGCGCACCGTGACGCTGCTCGTGCGCGATGCCGACGGCCGGGAGGCGTCCGTCACCCGGCCGGTGTTCCCGGCGGCCCGGCCCACCAGCGAGGTGCTCCTGGAGGTGCAGTCGCGGCCGGCGTCCCTGTTTGCGCAGCCGGGGGACGTGCTGCCGCTGCAGGCCCTCGTGCTGCGGCAGGGGGGCGCCGAGCAGGAGTTCGTTCTGCAGGCCACCGTCCGGCGCGAAGGCCGCAACGACGCCGGCACGACCACCGTGCTGAACACGGTGCCCGGCACCGCAGGCGAATCGGCACGGTGGACCGCACTGCGGGTGCTCTTTCCGGTGCCGGAGGACGACGTGCGGGTCACCGTCTCGGCGCAGTTCCACGGGGTCGAGGTCGCGCGGGACGACCTCGTCGTGCTCGGCACCGACGGCGTGCTGCGCGATCTGGCCCTGGACGACTCTGGGGAACTGCGACGTGCCGGCGGCGCGCGGGTGGCCCTGCGGACCGCCGGCGCCACCCGCAGCGGCGCTTCGCCGCGCTGCCTGTGCGAGCCCGGGTCGACCACGGTCGACGTGCTCATCATCGACGACGCCCTGGGCGGCCCTCCCGGCAGCCCGGCCCGGACCTACGGCGAGTTCCTGGCCGAGGCCCTCGAGGGCCTCTACAGCGGCCTTCGCTTCGTCCCTCGCCGCGCCGCCGCGCCGCAGAGCGCCGGCATCCAGCCCATGGCCGGCTTCCTGCACGTGGCGTCCACGCTGGCGCGGAGCAGCCCGAACCTCGTCATCCTCGTCTGCCAGCCGGACACGGTCATCAACGGCACACCCGTGGACGAATTCGAGGCCGCTCTCTCGGCCGCCCTGGACCAGGTACTGGTGCGCAGCCGGGCGGAAGCGGTCCTGGTGGGGCCGCCGCCGGTGCCCGGCCGGCCCGACGCTTCGAGGGCCTACGCGGCGGCGGCCAAGCGGCTGGGGCTGCGCAAGGGGGTGCCGGTGGTGGATCTCTACTCGCGCTTTCGGCTGATGCCGGACTGGGAGGCACTGTTCCAGCCCCCGGACGGGCAGGGGACCACGTACCTCGTGCACCCGAACGAGCAGGGGCAGCGGATCATCGCGCGCGAGATCATGACGGCGGTCACCGAGTGCTGCCACGAGGGCTTCTCGGCGGCCGTGCGCCATGCGGCCTACTGGGGCGAGAGCGGCGGATCGTAG
- a CDS encoding acetyl-CoA carboxylase carboxyltransferase subunit alpha, whose amino-acid sequence MASNARHDRFAYDFEQPILELEKQIRALSEGDDADQPEVAAKLEALEAEHRRLLEETFANLTAYQRVRLARHPLRPHPMDYIDMLVTDFAELHGDRRFGDDPAIVTGLGRLEGHRLLVIAQRKGKETREKMAANFGMPQPEGYRKALQKMRLAEKFGLPVLCLIDTPGAAPAVGAEERGQAMAIAENIFTMAGLRVPIVVLVTGEGCSGGALGIGVGDRFAMLENAYYGVISPEGCAAILWKDGARAPEAADVMKLTAADMLEAGIIDTVIAEPLGGAHRDPHQTARNVEAYLTAAFDELTALPIDDLLEQRYRRYRAIGVYTEPSPATPEP is encoded by the coding sequence ATGGCATCAAACGCCAGGCATGACCGCTTTGCCTACGACTTTGAGCAGCCCATCCTGGAGTTGGAGAAGCAGATCCGGGCGTTGTCCGAAGGCGACGACGCCGATCAACCCGAGGTGGCGGCGAAGCTCGAGGCGCTCGAGGCCGAGCACCGGCGGCTCCTGGAAGAGACCTTCGCGAATCTGACGGCGTACCAGAGGGTGCGCCTGGCGCGGCATCCGCTGCGGCCGCACCCGATGGACTACATCGACATGCTGGTGACGGACTTCGCGGAGCTGCACGGCGACCGGCGCTTCGGCGACGACCCGGCGATCGTCACCGGCCTGGGCCGGCTGGAGGGGCATCGCCTGCTGGTCATCGCCCAGCGCAAGGGCAAGGAGACCCGGGAGAAGATGGCGGCGAACTTCGGCATGCCGCAGCCGGAGGGCTACCGCAAGGCGCTGCAGAAGATGCGGCTGGCGGAGAAGTTCGGCCTGCCGGTCCTGTGCCTGATCGACACGCCGGGGGCCGCCCCGGCCGTCGGGGCCGAGGAGCGGGGCCAGGCGATGGCGATTGCCGAGAACATCTTCACCATGGCCGGCCTGCGCGTACCCATCGTGGTGCTGGTCACCGGCGAAGGGTGCAGCGGCGGCGCCCTGGGGATCGGCGTCGGCGACCGGTTCGCCATGCTCGAGAACGCCTACTACGGCGTCATCAGCCCGGAGGGCTGCGCCGCCATCCTCTGGAAGGACGGCGCCAGGGCCCCGGAGGCGGCCGACGTGATGAAGCTGACGGCCGCCGACATGCTGGAGGCCGGGATTATCGACACGGTGATCGCCGAGCCCCTCGGCGGCGCCCATCGGGATCCCCATCAGACGGCCCGGAACGTGGAGGCCTACCTGACGGCCGCCTTCGACGAACTGACGGCCCTGCCGATCGATGACCTGCTGGAGCAGCGTTACCGGCGATATCGGGCCATCGGCGTCTACACCGAACCCTCCCCGGCCACCCCTGAGCCGTAG
- the ribD gene encoding bifunctional diaminohydroxyphosphoribosylaminopyrimidine deaminase/5-amino-6-(5-phosphoribosylamino)uracil reductase RibD, translating to MDFSDDDRSAMRRALHLAERGRGWVEPNPLVGAVLVREGRAVGEGWHERFGGPHAEVNALAAAGERARGSTLYVTLEPCDHAGKTPACAPAVVRAGVARVVIPLRDPTAADPGGGVAILRRAGIAVDEGLCEDEAARQNAAFFKLAAVGRPLVTAKWAMSIDGRAAARTGDSRWISSVESRRDVHRLRGLVDCVLVGAGTARADDPLLTCRDAERRRTAARLVLCGRRAPRPDSRLACTAREAPVLLACVDGEPPEGLPALQALGCEVLSLPRGGPGSPRVDPAALLDALGARRMANVLVEGGPDVLGSFFDAKLVDRVLAYVAPRLIGGSGALGPVGGQGVDAMSAVRDLADCEVVRVGPDVLVRGWVTAPRNWIARGQQKGTPPGSSGC from the coding sequence ATGGACTTTTCCGACGACGACCGTTCTGCCATGCGGCGCGCCCTCCACCTGGCGGAGCGGGGGCGCGGGTGGGTCGAGCCCAACCCGCTCGTCGGGGCGGTCCTCGTGCGGGAGGGACGTGCCGTCGGGGAGGGCTGGCACGAGCGTTTCGGCGGCCCGCACGCGGAGGTCAATGCGCTGGCCGCCGCCGGGGAGCGGGCGCGCGGCTCGACGCTCTACGTCACGCTGGAGCCCTGCGATCACGCGGGCAAGACGCCCGCCTGCGCGCCGGCCGTCGTGCGGGCCGGCGTCGCGCGCGTCGTCATCCCGCTTCGGGACCCGACGGCTGCCGACCCGGGCGGGGGAGTGGCCATCCTGCGGCGGGCGGGAATCGCGGTGGACGAGGGCCTGTGCGAAGACGAGGCGGCCCGTCAGAACGCGGCCTTCTTCAAGCTGGCCGCCGTCGGCCGCCCGCTCGTGACGGCCAAGTGGGCCATGAGCATCGACGGCCGGGCCGCCGCACGCACCGGCGATTCCCGGTGGATCAGCTCGGTCGAGTCCCGGCGCGACGTGCACCGCCTGCGGGGGCTCGTCGACTGCGTCCTGGTGGGGGCGGGGACCGCACGCGCCGACGACCCGCTGCTGACGTGCCGCGACGCGGAGCGGCGCCGTACGGCCGCGCGCCTGGTCCTCTGCGGCCGGCGGGCGCCGCGGCCGGATTCGCGGCTCGCGTGCACCGCGCGGGAGGCGCCCGTGCTGCTGGCCTGCGTGGATGGGGAGCCTCCGGAGGGCCTGCCGGCCCTGCAGGCCCTCGGTTGCGAGGTGCTGTCCCTGCCGCGCGGCGGGCCGGGGAGTCCGCGCGTCGACCCGGCGGCCCTGCTCGACGCACTGGGCGCACGCCGCATGGCCAACGTGCTCGTCGAGGGCGGGCCCGATGTGCTGGGGTCGTTCTTCGACGCGAAACTCGTCGACCGCGTGCTGGCCTATGTCGCGCCCCGTCTGATCGGCGGTTCCGGCGCCCTCGGGCCGGTGGGGGGGCAGGGGGTGGACGCCATGAGCGCGGTGCGGGACCTGGCCGATTGCGAAGTCGTTCGCGTCGGCCCCGACGTCTTGGTACGCGGGTGGGTCACCGCCCCACGGAACTGGATCGCGCGCGGGCAGCAGAAGGGCACTCCGCCAGGGAGTTCGGGATGCTGA
- a CDS encoding protein kinase, with the protein MASLRCPYCRGEFEWNEDMGQGRVACPSCSRTVEIVRKKGTRSGQTEVRVGSTAGWGTEGFSSAAARAEYGEIKKGDQLGGFRVEDMVGAGAMAVVYRATQISLDRSVALKILPKEFAKRPSFVRQFDSETELLASLNHPNIVSIIDRGHQDETYYFAMEFVEGTTFGELIASGQLDEEFFLQILEQCCDALTYAHSKGVVHRDLKPANIMLNENGMVKIADFGVAGLIASADEQASGKKKVMGTRGYMPPEQEMHVNRTDERSDIFAMGAVMYRALVGKVPDRLPPTPPSRANPRVDPRLDRIVLTCLAASPDKRYQTARELLDAFRTYRQDLARAYEVCPQCKKESPPTAKTCVHCGADLSALFDSCPECGADNRIDRDICTSCGVNLSELRRQTSMNIGRTEERARRLAARHNYKGAVKALEEVLRTREKMFQRARERAQRFIETYRQEERKYYRQQIADGKRLAAEGRLADALPILESIPEEFGHRQDVEAQLINLKSRMALARQRVGATLDLIKQQQYDEAEKALNGVAQTWVDCPGLEDARAQLHDARETDRMVEYELREVRRFLEEGKTTEARKALEFASATRRDHPLVRELQTAIEQQSGQTVRKSAFAQGRKAFEEQRYADALGYLKAALELTPEADPERPAMAKMLAGAQRFIREAEEKKREEARVAAELAAIRARRGPWYKQPLVLVLIGFGVAILGVGGLVLWLVMSTE; encoded by the coding sequence ATGGCTTCCCTGAGGTGTCCCTACTGCCGTGGCGAGTTCGAGTGGAACGAGGACATGGGGCAGGGGCGAGTCGCCTGCCCGTCATGCAGCCGGACGGTGGAGATCGTCCGCAAGAAGGGCACCAGGTCCGGCCAGACCGAGGTGCGCGTCGGGTCGACCGCCGGCTGGGGCACCGAGGGCTTCAGCAGCGCGGCGGCCCGCGCCGAGTACGGCGAGATCAAGAAGGGCGACCAGCTCGGCGGCTTCCGGGTGGAGGACATGGTCGGCGCGGGCGCGATGGCCGTGGTGTACCGGGCCACCCAGATATCGCTGGACCGCTCGGTCGCGCTGAAGATCCTGCCGAAGGAGTTCGCCAAGCGCCCATCGTTCGTGCGGCAGTTCGACAGCGAGACCGAACTGCTCGCATCGCTGAACCACCCGAACATCGTCAGCATCATCGACCGCGGCCACCAGGACGAGACCTACTACTTCGCCATGGAGTTCGTCGAAGGCACCACCTTCGGCGAACTGATCGCCTCCGGTCAACTGGACGAGGAGTTTTTCCTCCAGATCCTCGAACAGTGCTGCGATGCCCTCACCTATGCCCACTCCAAGGGCGTCGTGCACCGCGACCTGAAGCCGGCCAACATCATGCTGAACGAGAACGGCATGGTGAAGATCGCCGACTTCGGCGTGGCCGGCCTGATTGCCAGCGCCGACGAACAGGCGTCCGGCAAGAAGAAGGTGATGGGCACGCGCGGCTACATGCCCCCCGAGCAGGAGATGCACGTCAACCGCACGGACGAGCGGAGCGACATCTTCGCGATGGGGGCCGTCATGTACCGCGCCCTTGTGGGCAAGGTGCCCGACCGGCTGCCGCCGACGCCGCCCAGCCGCGCCAACCCGCGCGTCGACCCCCGTCTGGACCGCATCGTCCTGACCTGCCTGGCCGCGAGCCCGGACAAACGCTATCAGACGGCCCGCGAGCTGCTCGACGCCTTCCGCACCTACCGGCAGGATCTCGCCCGCGCCTACGAGGTCTGCCCCCAGTGCAAGAAGGAAAGCCCGCCCACCGCCAAGACATGCGTCCATTGCGGCGCCGATCTGTCGGCTCTCTTCGACTCGTGCCCCGAGTGCGGCGCCGATAACCGGATCGACCGCGACATCTGCACCTCCTGCGGCGTGAACCTCAGCGAGTTGCGCCGCCAGACCTCGATGAACATCGGCCGCACCGAAGAGCGGGCCCGCCGCCTGGCCGCCCGCCACAACTACAAGGGCGCCGTCAAGGCCCTCGAAGAGGTGCTCCGCACGCGGGAGAAGATGTTCCAGCGCGCGCGCGAACGGGCCCAACGCTTCATCGAGACCTACCGACAGGAGGAGCGCAAGTACTACCGCCAGCAGATCGCCGACGGAAAGCGGCTGGCCGCCGAGGGCCGTCTGGCCGACGCCCTGCCCATCCTGGAGTCCATCCCCGAGGAGTTCGGCCACCGGCAGGACGTCGAGGCCCAGTTGATCAACCTCAAGTCCCGCATGGCGCTGGCCCGCCAGAGGGTGGGCGCCACGCTCGACCTGATCAAGCAGCAGCAGTACGATGAGGCCGAGAAGGCGCTCAACGGCGTCGCCCAAACCTGGGTGGACTGCCCCGGCCTCGAGGACGCGCGCGCGCAGCTCCATGACGCGCGCGAGACCGACAGGATGGTGGAGTACGAACTGCGCGAGGTTCGGCGGTTCCTGGAGGAGGGCAAGACGACCGAGGCCCGCAAGGCCCTCGAATTCGCCAGCGCCACACGCCGCGACCACCCGCTGGTGCGCGAACTCCAGACCGCCATCGAACAGCAGTCCGGGCAGACGGTCCGCAAGAGCGCCTTCGCCCAGGGACGCAAGGCATTCGAGGAACAACGATACGCCGACGCCCTCGGCTACCTGAAGGCCGCACTCGAACTGACTCCCGAGGCGGACCCCGAGCGGCCCGCCATGGCCAAGATGCTGGCCGGCGCGCAGCGGTTCATCCGGGAAGCCGAAGAGAAAAAGAGGGAGGAGGCCCGCGTCGCGGCCGAACTGGCAGCCATCCGCGCCCGACGCGGCCCGTGGTACAAGCAGCCGCTGGTGCTCGTCCTGATCGGCTTCGGCGTGGCCATTCTGGGCGTCGGCGGCCTCGTCCTCTGGCTCGTCATGTCCACCGAATAG